From the genome of Nomia melanderi isolate GNS246 chromosome 14, iyNomMela1, whole genome shotgun sequence, one region includes:
- the LOC116433801 gene encoding uncharacterized protein LOC116433801 isoform X1, producing METGFLNFHDEEHFSDFSLSLEQHLMEKPQDLLMHMVENDFDYMETHLDIANSDSLWSNEHERAEDMGEMSIAEIPTISKIDNIKEDFAKVLTDWQEHIGYLQATDIDEYMDIIGLNMNTTDRKSFCISENVFQDEQLIQTLESDGCKTKQADFKRERLQTSKNVQEPSSSNKVAENSVEQISYRTIADASKSCDKHIDIELKQGYLYSKHSHNKVKENIPKYDSTGIDITANMLAKQKKRKKEKSILSNKDTKSSNHNDKFRSNQLPVLEAGTVESLLEQFEASEKNVVSSDSSSKNNIDLNQDLNVSCNKKQQFLKESGIGIPKKSLSHVSNVHKNVRNVISKEVIEKIKTSGRKKVISIIPTMASIQGTGRSNGTRMQDAAATLSRNKLLKIVTNNTKNRAIDGGLVQLDHDYCSSTNSSISSSDSNSEYDKQFSDSEKSTPIKSSNRQQAECHTTYTEQTISLHGNEIVIKEKGYSIESSTQKDNMLELHETDGNYEEQTRATVFKAVQIDGSIKVRNETECQKETVREQENCQYINRSNNTTNGVSQLRNESTNNSTPEMKIRSALATSILQLQRGALTKTKSLNGGNQKTKQMVSVLKKPLNVQQLPTVVITGSYENVVTTNDSSNNKVQNIIIQNAEENLTQDEEKKPPRKKLNLAEYRSRREQNRSDNSRTNSPIQPMTLIYIHHASTTTEPVKDDFGNLNWTEREIVSILKPKVDIDEEKVRPKPDTCDMGIQTYETVFEFPPKSLIDVDERPEEDREKHILNTSQRSYRKHRISSSSSRSRSRSKSKSRSKSRSRSSSSRSRSRKRSNTRHRRISHRRSSVSSSSSWSSRSRSRSNTRSTFSSESTYSRSRSRSSRSRSRCSSRYSSCSRSSSRSNFGRSKWSSRRRKERHYRKSYDRHRQHSSSSYRSYRDWRRSPSSSYHKAYDAWYDREKQRQVEERRVIYVGRLEEGITKADLRKRFEAFGPVVDISVHFREHGDNYGFVTFAYKNDAYEAVEHGNDDPTLPRYDLCFGGRRAFCKVKYADLDGMASNSPNSGYMSQMNEDNTFDLLLKEAKAKLRKRKV from the exons GTCCCTGGAACAG CATTTAATGGAAAAGCCTCAAGATTTATTAATGCATATGGTAGAAAATGATTTCGATTATATGGAAACACATCTTGATATTGCAAACTCGGATAGTTTATGGAGTAATGAACATGA ACGAGCCGAAGATATGGGTGAAATGTCAATTGCAGAAATTCCTACAATATCCaagattgataatattaaagaagATTTTGCAAAAGTTCTCACAGACTGGCAGGAACACATTGGCTACTTACAG GCAACAGACATTGATGAATATATGGATATCATAGGATTAAATATGAACACTACCGATAGAAAAAGCTTTTGCATTTCAGAAAATGTATTTCAAGATGAACAATTAATTCAGACTTTAGAATCCGATGGCTGTAAAACAAAACAAGCGGACTTCAAGAGGGAACGTTTACAAACCAGTAAAAATGTGCAAGAACCAAGTAGTAGTAACAAAGTCGCAg aaaattcagTAGAACAGATTTCATATCGTACAATAGCTGATGCTTCTAAAAGTTGTGATAAACACATAGACATAGAACTTAAACAAGGTTATTTATACTCTAAACACAGTCATAATAAGGTAAAAGAGAATATACCCAAATATGACAGTACAGGAATTGATATTACTGCAAATATGCtagcaaaacaaaagaaaaggaaaaaagaaaaatccatACTTTCTAATAAAGATACAAAAAGTAGTAACCATAATGATAAATTTCGTTCGAATCAGTTACCAG TGCTGGAAGCTGGAACTGTCGAAAGTTTACTAGAACAATTTGAAGCTTCCGAAAAGAATGTAGTATCATCTGACTCATCTAGCAAAAATAATATAGATTTGAATCAAGATTTAAATGTAAGCTGTAATAAAAAGCAGCAGTTTTTAAAGGAATCTGGAATCGGTATCCCTAAAAAATCGTTATCACATGTTTCGAATGTTCATAAGAATGTTAGAAATGTTATATCCAAAGAAGTAATCGAGAAGATCAAG ACATCTGGacgtaaaaaagtaatttcaataataccaACTATGGCAAGCATACAGGGTACTGGACGTAGTAATGGAACCCGTATGCAAGATGCTGCAGCCACACTTTCTCGAAATAAACTTCTAAAAATa GTGACAAACAATACTAAAAATAGAGCTATTGATGGCGGACTAGTTCAACTAGATCATGATTATTGTAGCAGTACTAACTCGTCCATTAGTAGTTCCGATAGTAACAGTGAATATGATAAGCAATTTAGTGACAGTGAAAAATCAACTCCAATAAAAAGTAGTAATCGACAACAGGCTGAATGTCATACTACTTACACAGAGCAAACAATATCATTACATGGAAATGAAatcgtaataaaagaaaagggATATTCGATTGAAAGTAGTACACAGAAAGATAATATGTTAGAATTACATGAAACAGATGGTAACTACGAAGAACAAACAAGAGCTACAGTATTTAAAGCTGTACAAATTGATGGATCTATAAAAGTCCGAAATGAAACTGAATGTCAAAAGGAAACAGTAAGAGAACAGGAAAATTGTCAATATATTAATAGATCAAATAATACGACAAATGGCGTTAGTCAACTTCGAAATGAGTCTACGAATAATTCAACCCCTGAAATGAAAATACGTTCAGCTTTAGCAACAAGTATTTTGCAATTGCAACGTGGTGCTTTAACTAAAACAAAGTCTTTAAACGGGGGGAATcagaaaacaaaacaaatgGTTTCCGTATTAAAGAAGCCACTTAATGTACAACAACTACCAACAGTTGTAATAACTGGCTCTTACGAAAATGTAGTAACTACGAATGATAGCTCAAATAATAAAgtacagaatattattattcaaaatgctGAAGAAAACCTTACACAAGATGAAGAAAAGAAACCTCCgcgtaaaaaattaaatttagcaGAATACAGAAGTAGAAGAGAACAAAATCGTAGTGATAACAGTAGAACTAATTCACCGATACAACCTATGacattaatatatattcatcATGCATCTACAACAACTGAACCTGTCAAAGATGATTTTGGAAATCTTAACTGGACAGAGAGAGAAATTGTATCAATTTTAAAACCAAAAGTAGATATAGATGAAGAAAAAGTACGTCCGAAACCGGATACGTGCGACATGGGGATACAAACTTATGAGACTGTATTTGAATTTCCTCCAAAGTCTTTAATCGACGTCGACGAAAGACCAGAGGAAGACAG agaaaaacaCATTTTAAACACAAGTCAACGATCGTACAGAAAACACAGAATTAGTTCTAGTTCAAGTCGATCTAGATCAagaagtaaaagtaaaagtaggAGTAAAAGCAGAAGCAggagtagtagtagtagaagcAGATCCCGTAAACGCAGCAATACACGTCACCGAAGAATAAGCCACCGTCGTAGCTCTGTCAGTTCAAGTAGTAGTTGGTCATCTCGTTCACGTTCGCGTTCAAACACTAGATCTACTTTCAGTTCAGAATCGACATACTCACGATCACGTTCTAGATCGTCCAGGTCAAGATCCCGATGTTCTTCAAGGTACTCCAGTTGTTCAAG ATCTTCATCTCGTTCCAATTTTGGAAGAAGTAAATGGTCAAGTCGTCGAAGAAAGGAAAGACATTATCGTAAAAGTTATGATAGACACAGACAACACTCATCAAGCAGTTATCGTAGTTATAGGGATTGGAGAAG ATCTCCGTCAAGTTCTTATCATAAAGCATATGACGCGTGGTACGATAGAGAGAAACAAAGACAGGTAGAGGAACGAAGGGTAATTTATGTTGGTCGATTAGAAGAAGGAATTACTAAAGCTGATTTGCGTAAAAGATTTGAAGCTTTTGGGCCTGTTGTAGATATTAGTGTCCATTTTCGTGAACATgg CGACAATTATGGTTTTGTAACATTTGCTTATAAAAATGATGCATACGAAGCAGTCGAACATGGAAACGATGATCCGACTTTACCCAGATACGATTTATGTTTCGGGGGGCGCCGAGCTTTTTGTAAAGTGAAATATGCTGATCTTG ATGGTATGGCCAGCAACTCACCCAATAGTGGATACATGTCACAGATGAATGAAGACAATACATTCGACTTATTACTAAAAGAAGCAAAAGCTAAGTTGCGTAAAAGAAAGGTTTGA
- the LOC116433801 gene encoding uncharacterized protein LOC116433801 isoform X2 gives MEKPQDLLMHMVENDFDYMETHLDIANSDSLWSNEHERAEDMGEMSIAEIPTISKIDNIKEDFAKVLTDWQEHIGYLQATDIDEYMDIIGLNMNTTDRKSFCISENVFQDEQLIQTLESDGCKTKQADFKRERLQTSKNVQEPSSSNKVAENSVEQISYRTIADASKSCDKHIDIELKQGYLYSKHSHNKVKENIPKYDSTGIDITANMLAKQKKRKKEKSILSNKDTKSSNHNDKFRSNQLPVLEAGTVESLLEQFEASEKNVVSSDSSSKNNIDLNQDLNVSCNKKQQFLKESGIGIPKKSLSHVSNVHKNVRNVISKEVIEKIKTSGRKKVISIIPTMASIQGTGRSNGTRMQDAAATLSRNKLLKIVTNNTKNRAIDGGLVQLDHDYCSSTNSSISSSDSNSEYDKQFSDSEKSTPIKSSNRQQAECHTTYTEQTISLHGNEIVIKEKGYSIESSTQKDNMLELHETDGNYEEQTRATVFKAVQIDGSIKVRNETECQKETVREQENCQYINRSNNTTNGVSQLRNESTNNSTPEMKIRSALATSILQLQRGALTKTKSLNGGNQKTKQMVSVLKKPLNVQQLPTVVITGSYENVVTTNDSSNNKVQNIIIQNAEENLTQDEEKKPPRKKLNLAEYRSRREQNRSDNSRTNSPIQPMTLIYIHHASTTTEPVKDDFGNLNWTEREIVSILKPKVDIDEEKVRPKPDTCDMGIQTYETVFEFPPKSLIDVDERPEEDREKHILNTSQRSYRKHRISSSSSRSRSRSKSKSRSKSRSRSSSSRSRSRKRSNTRHRRISHRRSSVSSSSSWSSRSRSRSNTRSTFSSESTYSRSRSRSSRSRSRCSSRYSSCSRSSSRSNFGRSKWSSRRRKERHYRKSYDRHRQHSSSSYRSYRDWRRSPSSSYHKAYDAWYDREKQRQVEERRVIYVGRLEEGITKADLRKRFEAFGPVVDISVHFREHGDNYGFVTFAYKNDAYEAVEHGNDDPTLPRYDLCFGGRRAFCKVKYADLDGMASNSPNSGYMSQMNEDNTFDLLLKEAKAKLRKRKV, from the exons ATGGAAAAGCCTCAAGATTTATTAATGCATATGGTAGAAAATGATTTCGATTATATGGAAACACATCTTGATATTGCAAACTCGGATAGTTTATGGAGTAATGAACATGA ACGAGCCGAAGATATGGGTGAAATGTCAATTGCAGAAATTCCTACAATATCCaagattgataatattaaagaagATTTTGCAAAAGTTCTCACAGACTGGCAGGAACACATTGGCTACTTACAG GCAACAGACATTGATGAATATATGGATATCATAGGATTAAATATGAACACTACCGATAGAAAAAGCTTTTGCATTTCAGAAAATGTATTTCAAGATGAACAATTAATTCAGACTTTAGAATCCGATGGCTGTAAAACAAAACAAGCGGACTTCAAGAGGGAACGTTTACAAACCAGTAAAAATGTGCAAGAACCAAGTAGTAGTAACAAAGTCGCAg aaaattcagTAGAACAGATTTCATATCGTACAATAGCTGATGCTTCTAAAAGTTGTGATAAACACATAGACATAGAACTTAAACAAGGTTATTTATACTCTAAACACAGTCATAATAAGGTAAAAGAGAATATACCCAAATATGACAGTACAGGAATTGATATTACTGCAAATATGCtagcaaaacaaaagaaaaggaaaaaagaaaaatccatACTTTCTAATAAAGATACAAAAAGTAGTAACCATAATGATAAATTTCGTTCGAATCAGTTACCAG TGCTGGAAGCTGGAACTGTCGAAAGTTTACTAGAACAATTTGAAGCTTCCGAAAAGAATGTAGTATCATCTGACTCATCTAGCAAAAATAATATAGATTTGAATCAAGATTTAAATGTAAGCTGTAATAAAAAGCAGCAGTTTTTAAAGGAATCTGGAATCGGTATCCCTAAAAAATCGTTATCACATGTTTCGAATGTTCATAAGAATGTTAGAAATGTTATATCCAAAGAAGTAATCGAGAAGATCAAG ACATCTGGacgtaaaaaagtaatttcaataataccaACTATGGCAAGCATACAGGGTACTGGACGTAGTAATGGAACCCGTATGCAAGATGCTGCAGCCACACTTTCTCGAAATAAACTTCTAAAAATa GTGACAAACAATACTAAAAATAGAGCTATTGATGGCGGACTAGTTCAACTAGATCATGATTATTGTAGCAGTACTAACTCGTCCATTAGTAGTTCCGATAGTAACAGTGAATATGATAAGCAATTTAGTGACAGTGAAAAATCAACTCCAATAAAAAGTAGTAATCGACAACAGGCTGAATGTCATACTACTTACACAGAGCAAACAATATCATTACATGGAAATGAAatcgtaataaaagaaaagggATATTCGATTGAAAGTAGTACACAGAAAGATAATATGTTAGAATTACATGAAACAGATGGTAACTACGAAGAACAAACAAGAGCTACAGTATTTAAAGCTGTACAAATTGATGGATCTATAAAAGTCCGAAATGAAACTGAATGTCAAAAGGAAACAGTAAGAGAACAGGAAAATTGTCAATATATTAATAGATCAAATAATACGACAAATGGCGTTAGTCAACTTCGAAATGAGTCTACGAATAATTCAACCCCTGAAATGAAAATACGTTCAGCTTTAGCAACAAGTATTTTGCAATTGCAACGTGGTGCTTTAACTAAAACAAAGTCTTTAAACGGGGGGAATcagaaaacaaaacaaatgGTTTCCGTATTAAAGAAGCCACTTAATGTACAACAACTACCAACAGTTGTAATAACTGGCTCTTACGAAAATGTAGTAACTACGAATGATAGCTCAAATAATAAAgtacagaatattattattcaaaatgctGAAGAAAACCTTACACAAGATGAAGAAAAGAAACCTCCgcgtaaaaaattaaatttagcaGAATACAGAAGTAGAAGAGAACAAAATCGTAGTGATAACAGTAGAACTAATTCACCGATACAACCTATGacattaatatatattcatcATGCATCTACAACAACTGAACCTGTCAAAGATGATTTTGGAAATCTTAACTGGACAGAGAGAGAAATTGTATCAATTTTAAAACCAAAAGTAGATATAGATGAAGAAAAAGTACGTCCGAAACCGGATACGTGCGACATGGGGATACAAACTTATGAGACTGTATTTGAATTTCCTCCAAAGTCTTTAATCGACGTCGACGAAAGACCAGAGGAAGACAG agaaaaacaCATTTTAAACACAAGTCAACGATCGTACAGAAAACACAGAATTAGTTCTAGTTCAAGTCGATCTAGATCAagaagtaaaagtaaaagtaggAGTAAAAGCAGAAGCAggagtagtagtagtagaagcAGATCCCGTAAACGCAGCAATACACGTCACCGAAGAATAAGCCACCGTCGTAGCTCTGTCAGTTCAAGTAGTAGTTGGTCATCTCGTTCACGTTCGCGTTCAAACACTAGATCTACTTTCAGTTCAGAATCGACATACTCACGATCACGTTCTAGATCGTCCAGGTCAAGATCCCGATGTTCTTCAAGGTACTCCAGTTGTTCAAG ATCTTCATCTCGTTCCAATTTTGGAAGAAGTAAATGGTCAAGTCGTCGAAGAAAGGAAAGACATTATCGTAAAAGTTATGATAGACACAGACAACACTCATCAAGCAGTTATCGTAGTTATAGGGATTGGAGAAG ATCTCCGTCAAGTTCTTATCATAAAGCATATGACGCGTGGTACGATAGAGAGAAACAAAGACAGGTAGAGGAACGAAGGGTAATTTATGTTGGTCGATTAGAAGAAGGAATTACTAAAGCTGATTTGCGTAAAAGATTTGAAGCTTTTGGGCCTGTTGTAGATATTAGTGTCCATTTTCGTGAACATgg CGACAATTATGGTTTTGTAACATTTGCTTATAAAAATGATGCATACGAAGCAGTCGAACATGGAAACGATGATCCGACTTTACCCAGATACGATTTATGTTTCGGGGGGCGCCGAGCTTTTTGTAAAGTGAAATATGCTGATCTTG ATGGTATGGCCAGCAACTCACCCAATAGTGGATACATGTCACAGATGAATGAAGACAATACATTCGACTTATTACTAAAAGAAGCAAAAGCTAAGTTGCGTAAAAGAAAGGTTTGA
- the LOC116433774 gene encoding uncharacterized protein LOC116433774 has product MSEGEGKRASPIPVVTHIQCCNSVTNTHCPALQVTPRMLRSPSHESVTTDLSLFSVSSIASANRLVTFKSYTDVHLAGRGPSPKPDFRQIQTSRPADIPEILWFEEENELIRSCGLLSSALGLRKSFSTSDVSQLPSPDALDTAGLRSAVSALTLDTAQRTTLLLEHTRLDHASRSCSTWVAVGEPVAVTSQLPSPHGGAAQEQQRQQHLSTQSVASQSAPQPPPAPPLPSAPFTGADLVRSVNKKVRQNYIRRRLLTTYRALERLSQSEFNLDQLEAAASAAQTSSSTLLVPGASAITGIALLGRKEQNHALTIKDVERERGNQLSKYERNMMIFNWLHTLDDTATVDSVE; this is encoded by the exons atgtcCGAAGGCGAGGGGAAACGGGCTTCGCCGATACCGGTGGTGACCCATATACAGTGCTGTAACAGCGTAACCAACACGCATTGCCCTGCGCTTCAAGTGACGCCACGAATGTTGCGATCGCCGAGTCACGAGAGCGTCACGACCGATCTTTCCCTCTTCAGCGTCTCGTCAATAGCGAGCGCTAACAGGCTGGTTACTTTTAAGTCTTACACCGACGTGCATCTTGCTGGTCGTGGTCCATCGCCAAAACCAGACTTCCGTCAAATTCAAACTAGCAG GCCAGCGGACATACCCGAAATCCTTTGGTTCGAAGAAGAGAATGAGTTGATCCGTAGTTGCGGGTTACTGTCCTCCGCCCTTGGACTTCGTAAAAGCTTTAGTACGAGCGACGTGTCTCAGTTGCCAAGTCCGGACGCTTTAGACACGGCTGGACTGCGATCAGCAGTCTCTGCTTTGACTCTAGACACTGCCCAACGAACTACTCTGCTTTTGGAGCATACCAGACTCGACCATGCTTCGAGGTCTTGCAGCACGTGGGTCGCCGTTGGCGAACCCGTAGCCGTTACATCGCAACTCCCTAGTCCTCACGGTGGAGCTGCACAAGAGCAGCAACGCCAGCAACACCTGTCCACTCAATCAGTTGCGTCTCAGTCAGCGCCTCAGCCTCCACCTGCACCGCCACTACCATCAGCGCCCTTCACAGGAGCAGATCTAGTCAGATCCGTGAACAAAAAAGTTCGGCAAAATTACATACGCAGAAG ATTATTGACAACGTATCGCGCGTTGGAACGGCTTTCGCAGAGTGAGTTCAACTTGGATCAATTAGAAGCCGCGGCAAGCGCGGCGCAAACCTCCAGCAGTACCTTATTAGTTCCTGGTGCATCGGCCATTACTGGAATCGCTTTGTTAGGGCGAAAAGAACAAAATCATGCTCTGACTATCAAAGACGTAGAAAGAGAACGTGGGAATCAATTGTCGAAATACGAAAGAAACATGATGATCTTTAATTGGCTGCACACTCTTGATGATACTGCTACTGTTGATAgtgttgaataa